GCCTGGTCCCGGCACGTCCAGTACACCTTCTCCCCGGCCGCCTTCTCCCGCCTGTAGAGGAAGGACTCGTACACCAGGAAGCTGCCCCCCAGAGGGGTCCTCAGGAACTCAGGGCCTCCTGGGGAGAAATGGGAGAGGGGGTCGGGGGAGGAAGAGCCTGGAGCCAGGCCTGGAGCCGAGGAATGAGGGGGGCCGTGACCCCGTTCTCAGAGCCTAGAGCAGCATGGCTCCTGGCATGAGACCCACGGACCCCACCCCACGCTGCATCTACCTCCTCACAGCCCAGGACACAGGCCCCCCATCCCCCAGACTCAGCCTAGCCTGAGCTCCCAGGGCTCCTTTCCCAAgcctgggagagaagggaggcGGGAGACTGGTGAGGTGGAGATCGCTGAAGGCAGAGTCCGTCTCCTCCACCTCGCGGCGCCTGCAGGAAGGCGGTGTCTTATCTGAGGTGCCAGCAATGGGATGGCACAAGGGCCTCTCACCCCTGCTAAATTGGAGGAATTAGTGGACAGGCCCTACGGGGGATAAGCAACCAGGAGCGAAATGGGAGTTGCGTGCAGCCCTTTGTGCGTGGTGAGCAGTGGGGCTGTAGAAGGGTCCACTCACCCAGGGAGCCAGGCTGGGTGGGCTTTgacctgagggcaggaggggaggcagggagcagCCTGGGCCACTGTCCTGACGTGTTGAGAGGGGGGACCTGGAAGGTGGCCACGCCCTTCTGCTCTGAGGACTCCCTTCCCGCTGCCCAGGCACCAGGACCAcacaggaggggtggagggggattCGGGGGTCCGTCAGCACAGCAGCAGGGATGGCAGCCATAGTGGGGGGTTGGTGAGAATGCCCTGGAGAAGGGGGGGCCAGGGTGGGGGGTGAGTGGCCGAAGGGGAGGTATATGATGTGGGGCATGTTTCTGCTCCCCCAGCACCCAATGAAAATGTTCACTGAGGGATGAAAAAGGCACAGGGCGTGAGGCCAGAAattcagagaggagaggagatggCAGAGATGCTGACCCAGGTTAGACGCTGGGCAAAGGGGGTCACCTGGTCACAGACCTGGCAAAGCAAGAGCTCGCCCAGCCTCAGGGGGTGACTCTCAGAACAAGCAGAGTCCAGTGGCCAAACCTAGGGAGGCCCGAGGTCCCTCCGAAGTAGGGGTCTAGGGCAGGCCCCAAACAGGGGGACTGACAAGGACTGTCTGCGTGAAGAGCAATAAGACAGGTGCCCGCCCTGGGGGAGGAAGAGTctggggtgtgggggaggaggaggaagtctGCACTGACATGAAACTCCCTGTTTCCCTGCCCAAGTCCCTGGAGCCGGCAGCCAGGCTGAAATCGCTGCAGGAGGTTGGTCCTAGGGCTCTGAGGCCTGGGGTCTCGAGGGTCGCCTGGTCGGCACCCACATACGGAGCGTGTGGGTCTCTCCTTAAACCTGGCTAAGGACCACTGGCCACGTGGGTCAAAGGTTCTCATACCATCTTACATGATGAAAAAGTCAAGACTCTTACACCAAGCATCACAAATGAGACCATGCAAAGCAATTTAAAGTGTATACAACAATCATTCCCCCTTTAGTTTTGCTGCTTTATACAACTGTGTGATCGACAGAAAATTGAATGGCATGTACCTGGCTGGAAAATTTCACcagttgaccaaaaaaaaaaaaaaaaagagagaagcttcACCCTGAATGGCAGAGACTAAAGAAACTCATACAGAAAAGGTAGTTGGAGAAAACAAGGCCACTGCCAGAGGCTGGATGGCAGGGCCGCTGCACTCCTCAGAGGATGGAATGCAAAGGAGTTCAAATACAAGAgtgaaagttaaaaattaaatagaaggaCTGGAAAGCAAAATCAAGGAAATGTCAGAAAAATGGGGACTCGAAAGTCATTGAACATGAGAAAATTTTTACAAGTGAAGGACATGGTTTCCGGCCTGAAAAGGCCCCAAGTGCCCCCAGCAGAGCCAGGTACCACCGGGATGGAGACACGACCCTATACCTTCAAGCAAAGACCCCCTGTATGCACCTTGGAAAGATGCAGTCATTCGAGCACAAACACCAGACAACCATGGAAAAGGAGCCACAAACAGCCACACCTCCACTGCAGTGTGTTCCCACTCAGCCGTGGACAGATTTATAGAACAAAAGTGcaacagtggggcttccctggtggcgcagtggttaagaatccgcctgccagtgcaggggacaaggttcgagccctggtccgggaagatcacacatgccgcggagcaactaagcccgcgagccacaactactgagcctgtgctctagagctgcgagccacaactactgagcccacgtgccacaactactgaagcctgcgtgcctagagcccgtgctccacaacaagagaagccaccacaatgagaagaccacacaccgccatgaagagtagcccctgctcgccacaactagagaaagcctgcacacagcaacaaagacccaaagcaggcaaaaataaataaataaataataaatttattaaataaaaaaagtgCAACAGCTGCCTCgagaggagggggcagtgggTAACTGCTGGGTCCTTGCCGTCTCTGGTCGGAAGtcaacaggaaataaaaaaacagttGACAGCAATGGAAGGAAGCACGCTTTAGGGAAGAGGGCAGCAGATGCCCTAAGGAACAAcggaaaggggacttccctggaggtccagtggttaaggctcagcgcttccactgcagggggcataggttcaatccctggttggggaactaaggtcctgcgtGCCGttctgcacagccaaaaaattaagaaaggaagcaaggaaggaaggaaggaagaaaacaaaaaaagaaccatGGCTGAGTGGTTATttggggtgggagttgggggtaAGGACGGGGCGAGGCTAGATCATCCCTAGGTACATAGAAGTTATAAGGAAATGGGATAAaaagagtcagaaaaaaaaaaaaatcagagatctCGAGTTTGAGAGAATTTTAGGGCCAAAAAGGCTCTAAAGGCGACTCAGATGACTCAGAAAAGTATGGGACTGGGAACCCCCGAGGGAGAGCAGGGAGCAGGGAAGGCTGGGCCGAGGCTGCTCTTAGCAAGATGAGCCGGAATATGCACGTTATTGTGGCCACGAGAGTCAAACATAAGCACTGTGGGGCCGacaaaggtgggaggaggggggctgTGACCCTCGTCATAGAGCCCAGAGGGACGATGGTAGATGATCAGGCAGAACAGCTGGAGGAGAACAGAAGTCAATGACAGGAACGGGTCACCTTCAGCCCTTAAGCCACATCTGTAGGACGTGCTTATTACTGGGCACGGTGTCAGCCACCCACACTGGAAAAATGAGAAACCAGCTTGTGCAATTAGCTTTCTCTATGACTCCTATAcattcttaagaaaaaagaaaggatgagaaggaggaaagggagcctGGGTTGATCAAGTGCTGCAGAGATTCTGGGCTGGTCTGAGCAGGAGAGTGAGGCCCACTGCCCAAGAGAAAGGGTGATGCCCCAAGTCACCTAATCGACTTGAGGATAAGGTGAGGTGGACCAGGAGGGGGTGTGGGGGTAGGGAGATGAGACAGGAGGGAGCTGTAACCTTCCAGAGGGTCCCCAGTAAGGACGGGGAGGATGCTTGCTGGAGGTCAAGAGGGAACGGGGTGGGCAGTCTGGGTCTTCTGACTGTCCCCCGAGGCCGCTCCCCGGTCTGGCCTACCAGAGCTCCCTCGCTGAGCCGTGCCAGGGCGTTTCTCTCGCTGCCGCAGGGCCTCCAAGCCCCCCAGGTCGGGCGGGTGGCAGTGGCCTCGCATCACTGTCACCCGCTTGCCTTGGGTGATGGCTCGGCTGCGGCAGCCCATGCGGGCCTGGTCCCGGCACGTCCAGTACACCTTCTCCCCGGCCGCCTTCTCCCGCCTGTAGAGGAAGGACTCGTACACCAGGAAGCTGCCCCCCAGAGGGGTCCTCAGGAACTCAGGGCCTCCTGGGGAGAAATGGGAGAGGGGGTCAGGGGAGGGAGGTTGGAAGCTGGGGTGTGAGCCggagcagggcctggggctgggccaggcctggcatcgcccccctcccacctcctgggaCCTCGGGGAGCAAGACTGGAGTGCAGGCAGAGCGCCAGGCCAGCGGGTGTGGACTCACCCAGGTCCTCGTCCTGGTCCTCCTCGCCTTGCGGCTGGGCCAGGAGGTCCTGATCTTTGGCCTTTGACCGCTTTCTGGGCCGGGGCCTGGTGAGAGTCAGGGGGCCCGGCCCCCTGCGGTAGAACAGGCTGTCCACGCCTTGGAGCAGCTTGTCCACTTGGCCCCCGGGGCTGCCCGGCCTGGCCCGCAGCAACTCCATGGCCTTTTCCTGCTGCCGCCGGGCCTCCAGACCCTCCACGTCAGGCGGGTGGCAGTGGCCACGCATGACAGTCACCCGCTGGCCCTGTGTGATGGCCCGGCTGCGGCAGCCATGCAGCGTGTGGTCCCGGCACGTCCAGTACACCTTGTCCCCCACAGCCTTCTCCCGCTTGTAGAGGAAGGACTCGTGCACCAGGAAGCTGCCCCCGTAGCAGGTTCTCAGGAACTCCAGGGGCGGGGGCCCTCCTGGAGGAGGAAGTGGAGAGGGGGCTGGGCAGGTGCAGGCTGGCAGAGCTCTGCTCCTTTAGTTTACCGTGCAGGTCAGGGCCCTGCATGCATCCCCACTGATTGCCCACCCAGTGCCCCAAGGAGGCTGTGTGGCTCCTCTCCTGGTGGCCGGTGAGGAGGCCACGGCTCTGGGTGGTCAAGCACCACGTCCCAGGTCACACACTGGAGAGGGCCAAGCTGCCTCCGATGCCACACCCTGCCTGCTCAGTCACTCCCGGCCATACTTTTTCTTAGGGTTTGTTTGAAAATTGTATCTAATTATCGAATAACACATGCACAcgccataaaatgaaatgggaccaaaagatacacagtgaaaGACAAGTCCTTCTCACCCAGCCCCCGGCACCCAGCACAGCAGCCGCCTTAAATCCCTAAATCCTTCAATCCTCTCCAGGTCTGGAGGCACCCAGCCTATGGGACCAAGCCCACCTCCCAGTTACTGGTAATAAAAACTGccacaaagaacaaaacaaaacccaacaaagaaagaataagaacCTCTGCAAAGACTCCATCTACCAGTTACTCAGTGACAACACACACTGGACCAGGGCTGGCACTGCAGCACCAGATCCCCTAATGGCGAGGCTATCACACATCTTAGGAGCGACCTCCTGACCTGCAGTGCTTCAACAAGGCTGCCCAGCTACATGAGGCAGAGCTGGATCTTGAACCTGGGGCACAAGGCTCAAGCCTCCCACCAGGCCGATCTTCCCAAACTTCAAAGGTTACCAGAATCACGTGGGGTCCATAAACCTCAGGTTTTTGCATCAGGAAGCTCCAGAAGGACCTAGGCTGCCTGGCTCACGAGCATTAGTTCTACCCCTTGGGCTTAATGATTACTTggacacatttatattttaaaaatcgttTTGACTATGAGCACATTATGAAGCCACGTGGGACCCACATTTATCTTTGGGCAGAGGAAAGGGCTGTGGTTCCCACCTGCCTGAGAGTagagccggggtgggggggcactCACCGGTCCCCAGCGTCGGGCGTTTCTTGGGAGGCAAGCTCAGCAGCGACAGGGCTCGGAGCCCCTCATCCTCCTCGGGAGCTGGCTTGCTCAGCACTGGCCCCGGGGCCGGCTCCGGCTCCTCGGGGCACAGCCACGGGCCCACCCCCTCCAGGGGCTCCTCCACTCGGCCGCCGGGGCCCTGGGGATCCCCCAAGCCttcgggcagggctgggctgggcagctTCTGTCTCTGGCGCCGGGCCTCCAGGCCCTCCTCATCGGGCGGGTGGCAGTGGCCCCGCATCACCGTGGCCCTTAGGCCACGGGTGATGGCCCGGCCCCGGCAGCCCAGCTCGGTGTGCTCGCGGCACTTCCAGTATACCTTGTCCCCCACAGCCTTCTCCTGCTTGTACAGGAAGGACTCCAGCACC
This portion of the Pseudorca crassidens isolate mPseCra1 chromosome 15, mPseCra1.hap1, whole genome shotgun sequence genome encodes:
- the FLYWCH1 gene encoding FLYWCH-type zinc finger-containing protein 1 isoform X6: MPLPEPSEQEGESVKAGQEPSPESPEPGTDVVPAAPTKPTEFSELVLLTASTENGNGVDSQPKAVHCVLSLEMSGPDTLAGTPQILPVEEQQGAVQPSPQAQELKHSKPDTAPQPLEFLRTPFGGRLLVLESFLYKQEKAVGDKVYWKCREHTELGCRGRAITRGLRATVMRGHCHPPDEEGLEARRQRQKLPSPALPEGLGDPQGPGGRVEEPLEGVGPWLCPEEPEPAPGPVLSKPAPEEDEGLRALSLLSLPPKKRPTLGTGGPPPLEFLRTCYGGSFLVHESFLYKREKAVGDKVYWTCRDHTLHGCRSRAITQGQRVTVMRGHCHPPDVEGLEARRQQEKAMELLRARPGSPGGQVDKLLQGVDSLFYRRGPGPLTLTRPRPRKRSKAKDQDLLAQPQGEEDQDEDLGGPEFLRTPLGGSFLVYESFLYRREKAAGEKVYWTCRDQARMGCRSRAITQGKRVTVMRGHCHPPDLGGLEALRQREKRPGTAQRGSSGGPEFLRTPLGGSFLVYESFLYRREKAAGEKVYWTCRDQARMRCRSRAITQGQRVMVMRRHCHPPDLGGLEALRQREQLPSPAQREGSETLQPLEFLRTSLGGRFLVYESFLYRKEKAAGEKVYWMCRDQARLGCRSRAITQGQRVTVMRSHCHLPDLAGLEALRQRERLPSTAQQEDPEKTKLLPEVQLCFETCAPESQQSYGKVEDTHLDSESQ
- the FLYWCH1 gene encoding FLYWCH-type zinc finger-containing protein 1 isoform X1 — its product is MPLPEPSEQEGESVKAGQEPSPESPEPGTDVVPAAPTKPTEFSELVLLTASTENGNGVDSQPKAVHCVLSLEMSGPDTLAGTPQILPVEEQQGAVQPSPQAQELKHSKPDTAAPQPLEFLRTPFGGRLLVLESFLYKQEKAVGDKVYWKCREHTELGCRGRAITRGLRATVMRGHCHPPDEEGLEARRQRQKLPSPALPEGLGDPQGPGGRVEEPLEGVGPWLCPEEPEPAPGPVLSKPAPEEDEGLRALSLLSLPPKKRPTLGTGGPPPLEFLRTCYGGSFLVHESFLYKREKAVGDKVYWTCRDHTLHGCRSRAITQGQRVTVMRGHCHPPDVEGLEARRQQEKAMELLRARPGSPGGQVDKLLQGVDSLFYRRGPGPLTLTRPRPRKRSKAKDQDLLAQPQGEEDQDEDLGGPEFLRTPLGGSFLVYESFLYRREKAAGEKVYWTCRDQARMGCRSRAITQGKRVTVMRGHCHPPDLGGLEALRQREKRPGTAQRGSSGGPEFLRTPLGGSFLVYESFLYRREKAAGEKVYWTCRDQARMRCRSRAITQGQRVMVMRRHCHPPDLGGLEALRQREQLPSPAQREGSGVETLQPLEFLRTSLGGRFLVYESFLYRKEKAAGEKVYWMCRDQARLGCRSRAITQGQRVTVMRSHCHLPDLAGLEALRQRERLPSTAQQEDPGRWKIHIWTASPNEASLLPDSAEEPHVSPASRMLQVHTEPRHFPPR
- the FLYWCH1 gene encoding FLYWCH-type zinc finger-containing protein 1 isoform X4, whose protein sequence is MPLPEPSEQEGESVKAGQEPSPESPEPGTDVVPAAPTKPTEFSELVLLTASTENGNGVDSQPKAVHCVLSLEMSGPDTLAGTPQILPVEEQQGAVQPSPQAQELKHSKPDTAAPQPLEFLRTPFGGRLLVLESFLYKQEKAVGDKVYWKCREHTELGCRGRAITRGLRATVMRGHCHPPDEEGLEARRQRQKLPSPALPEGLGDPQGPGGRVEEPLEGVGPWLCPEEPEPAPGPVLSKPAPEEDEGLRALSLLSLPPKKRPTLGTGGPPPLEFLRTCYGGSFLVHESFLYKREKAVGDKVYWTCRDHTLHGCRSRAITQGQRVTVMRGHCHPPDVEGLEARRQQEKAMELLRARPGSPGGQVDKLLQGVDSLFYRRGPGPLTLTRPRPRKRSKAKDQDLLAQPQGEEDQDEDLGGPEFLRTPLGGSFLVYESFLYRREKAAGEKVYWTCRDQARMGCRSRAITQGKRVTVMRGHCHPPDLGGLEALRQREKRPGTAQRGSSGGPEFLRTPLGGSFLVYESFLYRREKAAGEKVYWTCRDQARMRCRSRAITQGQRVMVMRRHCHPPDLGGLEALRQREQLPSPAQREGSGVETLQPLEFLRTSLGGRFLVYESFLYRKEKAAGEKVYWMCRDQARLGCRSRAITQGQRVTVMRSHCHLPDLAGLEALRQRERLPSTAQQEDPEKTKLLPEVQLCFETCAPESQQSYGKVEDTHLDSESQ
- the FLYWCH1 gene encoding FLYWCH-type zinc finger-containing protein 1 isoform X3 gives rise to the protein MPLPEPSEQEGESVKAGQEPSPESPEPGTDVVPAAPTKPTEFSELVLLTASTENGNGVDSQPKAVHCVLSLEMSGPDTLAGTPQILPVEEQQGAVQPSPQAQELKHSKPDTAAPQPLEFLRTPFGGRLLVLESFLYKQEKAVGDKVYWKCREHTELGCRGRAITRGLRATVMRGHCHPPDEEGLEARRQRQKLPSPALPEGLGDPQGPGGRVEEPLEGVGPWLCPEEPEPAPGPVLSKPAPEEDEGLRALSLLSLPPKKRPTLGTGGPPPLEFLRTCYGGSFLVHESFLYKREKAVGDKVYWTCRDHTLHGCRSRAITQGQRVTVMRGHCHPPDVEGLEARRQQEKAMELLRARPGSPGGQVDKLLQGVDSLFYRRGPGPLTLTRPRPRKRSKAKDQDLLAQPQGEEDQDEDLGGPEFLRTPLGGSFLVYESFLYRREKAAGEKVYWTCRDQARMGCRSRAITQGKRVTVMRGHCHPPDLGGLEALRQREKRPGTAQRGSSGGPEFLRTPLGGSFLVYESFLYRREKAAGEKVYWTCRDQARMRCRSRAITQGQRVMVMRRHCHPPDLGGLEALRQREQLPSPAQREGSETLQPLEFLRTSLGGRFLVYESFLYRKEKAAGEKVYWMCRDQARLGCRSRAITQGQRVTVMRSHCHLPDLAGLEALRQRERLPSTAQQEDPGRWKIHIWTASPNEASLLPDSAEEPHVSPASRMLQVHTEPRHFPPR
- the FLYWCH1 gene encoding FLYWCH-type zinc finger-containing protein 1 isoform X5; amino-acid sequence: MPLPEPSEQEGESVKAGQEPSPESPEPGTDVVPAAPTKPTEFSELVLLTASTENGNGVDSQPKAVHCVLSLEMSGPDTLAGTPQILPVEEQQGAVQPSPQAQELKHSKPDTAAPQPLEFLRTPFGGRLLVLESFLYKQEKAVGDKVYWKCREHTELGCRGRAITRGLRATVMRGHCHPPDEEGLEARRQRQKLPSPALPEGLGDPQGPGGRVEEPLEGVGPWLCPEEPEPAPGPVLSKPAPEEDEGLRALSLLSLPPKKRPTLGTGGPPPLEFLRTCYGGSFLVHESFLYKREKAVGDKVYWTCRDHTLHGCRSRAITQGQRVTVMRGHCHPPDVEGLEARRQQEKAMELLRARPGSPGGQVDKLLQGVDSLFYRRGPGPLTLTRPRPRKRSKAKDQDLLAQPQGEEDQDEDLGGPEFLRTPLGGSFLVYESFLYRREKAAGEKVYWTCRDQARMGCRSRAITQGKRVTVMRGHCHPPDLGGLEALRQREKRPGTAQRGSSGGPEFLRTPLGGSFLVYESFLYRREKAAGEKVYWTCRDQARMRCRSRAITQGQRVMVMRRHCHPPDLGGLEALRQREQLPSPAQREGSETLQPLEFLRTSLGGRFLVYESFLYRKEKAAGEKVYWMCRDQARLGCRSRAITQGQRVTVMRSHCHLPDLAGLEALRQRERLPSTAQQEDPEKTKLLPEVQLCFETCAPESQQSYGKVEDTHLDSESQ
- the FLYWCH1 gene encoding FLYWCH-type zinc finger-containing protein 1 isoform X2, with amino-acid sequence MPLPEPSEQEGESVKAGQEPSPESPEPGTDVVPAAPTKPTEFSELVLLTASTENGNGVDSQPKAVHCVLSLEMSGPDTLAGTPQILPVEEQQGAVQPSPQAQELKHSKPDTAPQPLEFLRTPFGGRLLVLESFLYKQEKAVGDKVYWKCREHTELGCRGRAITRGLRATVMRGHCHPPDEEGLEARRQRQKLPSPALPEGLGDPQGPGGRVEEPLEGVGPWLCPEEPEPAPGPVLSKPAPEEDEGLRALSLLSLPPKKRPTLGTGGPPPLEFLRTCYGGSFLVHESFLYKREKAVGDKVYWTCRDHTLHGCRSRAITQGQRVTVMRGHCHPPDVEGLEARRQQEKAMELLRARPGSPGGQVDKLLQGVDSLFYRRGPGPLTLTRPRPRKRSKAKDQDLLAQPQGEEDQDEDLGGPEFLRTPLGGSFLVYESFLYRREKAAGEKVYWTCRDQARMGCRSRAITQGKRVTVMRGHCHPPDLGGLEALRQREKRPGTAQRGSSGGPEFLRTPLGGSFLVYESFLYRREKAAGEKVYWTCRDQARMRCRSRAITQGQRVMVMRRHCHPPDLGGLEALRQREQLPSPAQREGSGVETLQPLEFLRTSLGGRFLVYESFLYRKEKAAGEKVYWMCRDQARLGCRSRAITQGQRVTVMRSHCHLPDLAGLEALRQRERLPSTAQQEDPGRWKIHIWTASPNEASLLPDSAEEPHVSPASRMLQVHTEPRHFPPR